DNA from Solidesulfovibrio sp.:
CGAGCGGCACGGGTTCGGGCTCGATGGTGCGGGTGCGCAGGTGCTCGCCGCCCTCGGCCGGGTCCTCCACCCGTCCCAGGCCCGAGCGCAAGGCCCGCAACAGGCCTTCCCAGGCGCCGAGGTTGGCCGAGATGTCGTCCACGCGGATGATGAGGAAGCCGCCGTTGGCCCGGTGCAGCGAGCCGGCTTTTATGAGCGTGAAATCGGTATACAGCGCGCCCATCTCGGATTCGCGCTCGATGCAGCCCATGAGGTTGAAGTAGGTCGGGTGGTCCTCGATGACCACCGGGGCGCCGGAACGTTGGCCGTTGTCCACGAACAGGTTGGCTTCGTAGCGGTAGAAGATGTCCTCGGGATAGGCGCCCTCGCCGTGGGCGGGGGGGGGCGGCGCGGCCTGGGCCGGCTGGGGCAGGAAGGCGTCGAGGTTGTCCAGGATGTCGGCGCGCATGGCGGCGAGATACCGGTCGATGGCCGGGCTGCCGGCGCGGAAATCGGCCAGGGCGGCCAGATGGGCGTCCACGACCTCGCCGGCCGTGGCCCGCTCCAGGTCTTTCTCCCGGTCGCGGTAGCCGCGCTCCTCCTTGGACAGCCGCCGCAGGGCCGTGCCCATCTCCTCCAGGAGCCGGTCGCCCTTGGCCTTGAGGGTCTTTTTCAGTTCCGGGTCCAGGCGCTCGAACTCCTCGTCGGACACGACCTTGCCCTCAAGCAGCGGATAGAGGGTGAAGCCGCCCTGGTCGTCGACGAACAGGCTGTAGCCCTCGCCGCGGGCCTTTTCCTCCATCTCGTCGAGCACGGTCTCGCGGTCGGCGTTGTAGCCGCGCATGAGCGTCTGCTTTTCGGTCTGGTAGGCCTCGCGTTCGAACCGGGCCGGGATCTCCTCGCGCATGTCGGCCACGGCCTTGGCCAGGGCGGCCTTGAAGCCCTTGCCCTGCCCGGCCGGCAGCGACACGGCCCGGGGCCGGTCGGGGTCGTCGAAATTGTGGACATAGAGCCAGTCCGGCGGGGTCTGGCCCCGGGCGGCGGCCGGATCGAGGAAACGGCGGGCGAAATGGGTGCGGCCCATGGAGGGCTCGCCGGCGAGGTACACGTGGTGCTCGCGGCCGCCGATGGACAGGGCCAGGCTCAGGGCGGCGTGGGCCCGGGGCTGGGTCCTGGCCAGGGCGCCGGGGTCGTCGGCAATGTCCCGGCTGTCGGCATAGGGCAGGGAGGCCGGGTCGCAGGCGGCGCGCAGGTCTTGGGGGCGAAGGGTGTTCGTCATGGATTCCGTCTGGGGAAGGGCGTTGGGGATGGTCGGCCGGGCGTCCCCGGCCTCGTCCACCAAGATACGAACGAATGGCCGCTTTGTCATCTCCGCCGGCCCCGGCTTTTCAGGCGGCCCGCATCCTGGTAGGGGGAGGACGATGCAAACGGATCGCGGCAAGCCGGCCTTCCTGACCGGACTCGGCGGGTTTCGCGCCCTGGCCGCCCTGATCGTGCTGACCGGCCACGCCCTGTCCTGGATCGCGCCCCTGGCCACCTTTCCGGCGCCGCTTTGCGCGAGCCTCGCCCGGCTGACGCAGCTGGGGCTGTCGGGTTTCTTCGTGCTGTCGGGCTTCGTGCTCTTTTATACCCACGCCCCGGGGCCGGGCCGGCCGCCCTTTCGCCCGGGCCGGTTCGCCCTGGCCCGGCTGGCCCGAGTCTATCCGGTCTACGGCCTGCTGGCCCTGGCCAGCTTGGCCGTGTTCCTGGTGCGCGAGCCCGAGGTCGTCTCCGCCCATCCGGCAAGCCTGGTCGCCTGTCTGAGCCTGACCCAGACCTGGTTTTTCGCTCCGGCCACGCCGACGCTTTTCCCCATCGGCTGGGCCGTCAGCACGGAAGTGTTCTTCTACCTGGTTTTTCCGCTGTTGCGCCGGCCCATCGCCGCCTTGCCGTCGCGGCGGGCCGGGCTTTGGGCCGCGGCCGGCCTGCTCGCCGCGCCCCTTTTGGCGGATGCCTGGATCGCCCGGTCCTGGCCGGACCTGTTCGCCTGGGCTCTGGCGCGCCATCCGGGCTACGCCGTGGCCACCGCCGACCTGGCCGGGCTTTTTTTCCAGTGGCTGACCTACACCAACCCGTATCTGCGCGTCTTCGAGTTCCTGTGCGGCATGGCCACGGCCCGGCTGTTCCTGCTGGGGACGCGCGGGCCGGCCTGGCTTGGCGTCGCGGCGGCGGCCGGGCTGGCCGGGCTTGTGGCGGCGCCCTTTCCCGGGGACTGGTTCTTCCTGTCGGTCGCGGCCAACAACGCCCTTTTCGCGCCGTTTTTGGCCGCCGCCTGCCTGGGGTTGGCGGCGCGGGCGCCGGCGCCGGCCGCCTGGCGGTCCGTCAATGCCCTGGCCGGGGCCAGCCTGTCGGTCTACCTGCTCCAGCCCTTCACCCTGGAACCCTGGGCGGCCTTGCCCGAGCTTTTCCCCGACTCCTGGCCCCTGGCCGCGGCCGGCGGCATGGCCGCCACCGTCGCCGTCGGCCTGGCCCTGTCGCGCCGGGTGGAGGCGCCGGCCGCCCGGCGCATCCTGGCCTGGGGCAGGCCGAAAGGCTAATAGCGCCGGGCCAGGGGCAGGCGTTCCCCGAGGGTGATCCCGCCCGGCGAGGCCTCGGCCCGGTAGGCCAGGACCGCGACGCCCGCGGCCACGGCCTCGGCGAACAGCCGGGCATAGTCCGGATCGACGACCGCCGCCGGGGCGAAACAGCCGCCGTCCGGGCGCTGGACGCAGAAAAAAAGCGCCGCCCGGTGGACGCCCTCCCGGGCCAGGCGCGTGAGCTCGACCAGGTGCTTGCAGCCGCGCGCGGTTGCCGCGTCCGGAAAGGCGGCCGCGCCGTCCTCGACCATGGTGACGTTCTTGCATTCGACGAAGCATTCCCCGGCCGGGCCGGACAGGGCGAAATCCAGCCGGCCGCCGGCGAAGGCCGGTTCGGGCCGGAGGGTGTCGTAGCCGGCCAGGTCGGGAAAGGCCCCGGCCCCGAAGGCCCGGCGAAAGAGCCTATTGGGCGTGAGCGTGTTGACGCCGACCCAGAAATCGCCCCGAAAATCCGGCAGCCGGACCATCTCCAGGGTGTGGGCCAGCTTGCGGGCGGGATTGTCGGACACGGACAGCCCGACCAGGCGCCCCGGGCGCAGGAGCCCGAGCATGGAGCCGGTGTTGTTGGCGTGGGCGGTAAACGGGCCGGCCTCCCCGTCCACGTCGACGAGGAAGCGCAGCCGGCGGCGCACGAAACGGGCCATAACGAGCGGCCCGGCCAGGGGAAGCGTCACAGGGGCAGCCGACCGGGGAGCCATGATTTACCTTTGGCGCGTTCCGCGCTATGCTGGATGACGGCCGTGTGACCACGGCCGTCCGTCAAACCCCAACGCAAGGATTCCGGGCCATGCGCACCGCCCTTCGTATGCGTCTCGTCGCCCCCTCGGCAACCCTCGGCATGGCCGCCAAGGCCGCCGACCTGCGCCGCCAGGGCAAGGCCATCCTCGACCTCTCGGCCGGCGAACCCGACTTCAACACGCCCCAACACATCAAGGACGCCGCCAAAAAGGCCATCGACGACAACTTCACCCGCTACACCCCGGTGCCGGGCATCCACACCCTGCGCGAAGCCGTCACCGGCTATTACAAGAAGCTCTACGGCGTGCCCGCCCCCAAGGAGGCGGTCATCGCCACCAACGGCGGCAAGCAGGCCCTCTACACCCTTTTCCTGGCCCTGCTCAACCCCGGCGAGGAAGTCCTGGTACCGGCGCCCTACTGGGTGAGCTACCCGGACATGGTCCGCCTGGCCGGGGCCACGCCCGTGCCCGTGCCGAGCTCGCCCGAGTCGGGCTTCCTGGTCGGCGTCGAGGACCTGGAGCGGGCGGCCACCCCGGCGACCCGGGCGCTGATCCTCAATTCGCCCTCCAAC
Protein-coding regions in this window:
- a CDS encoding AAA family ATPase, giving the protein MTNTLRPQDLRAACDPASLPYADSRDIADDPGALARTQPRAHAALSLALSIGGREHHVYLAGEPSMGRTHFARRFLDPAAARGQTPPDWLYVHNFDDPDRPRAVSLPAGQGKGFKAALAKAVADMREEIPARFEREAYQTEKQTLMRGYNADRETVLDEMEEKARGEGYSLFVDDQGGFTLYPLLEGKVVSDEEFERLDPELKKTLKAKGDRLLEEMGTALRRLSKEERGYRDREKDLERATAGEVVDAHLAALADFRAGSPAIDRYLAAMRADILDNLDAFLPQPAQAAPPPPAHGEGAYPEDIFYRYEANLFVDNGQRSGAPVVIEDHPTYFNLMGCIERESEMGALYTDFTLIKAGSLHRANGGFLIIRVDDISANLGAWEGLLRALRSGLGRVEDPAEGGEHLRTRTIEPEPVPLDLKVVLVGPDEAYELLLYNDERFGKLFKLKAHLQETMPRTPENVLVYLTLAATVIREAKLPPFDRAALAGLVEYASLLTEDQARLSLKLPLARELMIEAAALARGEGAELVGAAHLERARRARDFRVNLYEEEYLEEYDREMIKVPTAGEAVGRANGLSVRMFGDYAFGLPHQIACTVGVGHGGILDLEREAELGGPIHTKGMMILKSYLLGRFAQDKALVMTGSLCFEQSYAEVEGDSASGAELAALLSALAERPIKLCYAMTGAVSQSGAILAVGGLNEKIRGFFTVCRRRGLTGEQGVLLPADNVVNLMLDDDIVAAVAEGRFHIFPVTTIEGAMEILTGIPAGVRGPDGKFPAGTLYALVDERLARLARYAPAGLPGPQPGRG
- a CDS encoding acyltransferase family protein; the protein is MQTDRGKPAFLTGLGGFRALAALIVLTGHALSWIAPLATFPAPLCASLARLTQLGLSGFFVLSGFVLFYTHAPGPGRPPFRPGRFALARLARVYPVYGLLALASLAVFLVREPEVVSAHPASLVACLSLTQTWFFAPATPTLFPIGWAVSTEVFFYLVFPLLRRPIAALPSRRAGLWAAAGLLAAPLLADAWIARSWPDLFAWALARHPGYAVATADLAGLFFQWLTYTNPYLRVFEFLCGMATARLFLLGTRGPAWLGVAAAAGLAGLVAAPFPGDWFFLSVAANNALFAPFLAAACLGLAARAPAPAAWRSVNALAGASLSVYLLQPFTLEPWAALPELFPDSWPLAAAGGMAATVAVGLALSRRVEAPAARRILAWGRPKG
- the sfsA gene encoding DNA/RNA nuclease SfsA, whose amino-acid sequence is MAPRSAAPVTLPLAGPLVMARFVRRRLRFLVDVDGEAGPFTAHANNTGSMLGLLRPGRLVGLSVSDNPARKLAHTLEMVRLPDFRGDFWVGVNTLTPNRLFRRAFGAGAFPDLAGYDTLRPEPAFAGGRLDFALSGPAGECFVECKNVTMVEDGAAAFPDAATARGCKHLVELTRLAREGVHRAALFFCVQRPDGGCFAPAAVVDPDYARLFAEAVAAGVAVLAYRAEASPGGITLGERLPLARRY